Proteins encoded by one window of Antechinus flavipes isolate AdamAnt ecotype Samford, QLD, Australia chromosome 4, AdamAnt_v2, whole genome shotgun sequence:
- the LOC127559027 gene encoding late cornified envelope protein 5A-like, which yields MSCQQSQQQCQAPKCPPKCPPKCQTPKCPPKCPPKCPPKCPPQAPCPPPVSSCCGSSSGGCCSSGGCCGSSSGGCCSSGGCCGSGGGCCLFSHHRRSRRSRRQRNDCCDSGSGHSQQSGGCCGGSGGCCGSSGGCCGSSGGCC from the coding sequence ATGTCCTGCCAGCAAAGCCAGCAGCAGTGCCAGGCCCCTAAATGTCCTCCTAAGTGTCCTCCCAAGTGTCAGACACCCAAGTGCCCACCAAAGTGTCCTCCTAAATGTCCCCCCAAATGTCCTCCCCAGGCACCATGCCCTCCTCCAGTCTCCTCCTGTTGTGGCTCTAGCTCTGGAGGATGCTGCAGCTCTGGGGGATGCTGTGGGTCCAGCTCTGGGGGATGCTGCAGCTCTGGAGGATGCTGTGGCTCTGGTGGTGGCTGCTGCCTCTTTTCCCATCATAGGAGATCTCGCAGGAGCAGGCGCCAGAGAAATGACTGCTGTGACAGTGGCAGTGGACACAGCCAGCAGTCTGGAGGCTGCTGTGGTGGCTCTGGAGGCTGCTGTGGGAGCTCTGGGGGCTGCTGTGGAAGCTCTGGGGGCTGCTGCTGA